One window of Siniperca chuatsi isolate FFG_IHB_CAS linkage group LG15, ASM2008510v1, whole genome shotgun sequence genomic DNA carries:
- the zmpste24 gene encoding CAAX prenyl protease 1 homolog: MLESIFDLPVEKQIFYAVLGFSWTVYLWEAYLSYRQRRIYRSTTHVPQELGKIMDSETFEKSRLYQLDKSNFSFWSGLYSETEGTLILLLGGIPLLWGVAGSVTTRFGFGSEYEITQSLVFLTLATLFSALTGLPWSLYNTFVIEEKHGFNQQTMGFFLKDAVKKFVVTQCILLPVTSLLLYIIKIGGDYFFIYAWLFTLAVSLVLVTIYADYIAPLFDKFTPLPEGELKTDIEAMAKSISFPLTKVYVVEGSKRSSHSNAYFYGFFKNKRIVLFDTLLEDYSPLNKSGEPQPEQPESDNTSSDSKAKPKNKKQGCNNPEILAVLGHELGHWKLGHTVKNIIISQMNSFLCFSLFAVLIGRKELFVAFGFDDSQPTLIGLMIIFQFIFSPYNELLSFCLTVLSRRFEFQADAFARSMGKASELYSALIKLNKDNLGFPVADWLFSMWHYSHPPLLERLRALGNVKQD, encoded by the exons ATGCTTGAATCTATATTTGACCTCCCGGTGGAAAAGCAGATATTTTATGCTGTTTTGGGATTTTCGTGGACAGTGTATCTTTGGGAGGCATACCTGTCTTACAGACAG AGGAGGATATACAGATCAACAACACATGTGCCACAGGAACTAGGGAAGATCATGGATTCTGAAACATTTGAGAAGTCACGTCTTTATCAGCTGGATAAAAGCAACTTCAGCTTTTGGTCTGGACTCTATTCTGAGACTGAAGGGACG TTGATCCTGCTCCTGGGTGGAATCCCACTTTTGTGGGGCGTCGCCGGTTCTGTGACAACTCGCTTTGGATTTGGTTCAGAGTACGAGATCACCCAGTCACTCGTGTTTCTGACGCTCGCCACGCTGTTCAGTGCCTTAACTGGACTTCCCTGGAGTTTGTACAACACATTTGTCATTGAGGAGAAGCACGGCTTTAATCAGCAG acGATGGGGTTCTTCCTTAAGGATGCAGTAAAGAAGTTTGTTGTGACCCAGTGTATCCTGCTGCCTGTCACCTCACTGCTGCTGTACATCATCAAGATTGGTGGAGACTACTTTTTCATCTATGCCTGGCTCTTCACCCTGGCTGTTTCTCTG GTACTTGTAACAATCTATGCTGACTACATTGCTCCCCTGTTTGACAAGTTCACTCCTTTGCCAGAAGGAGAGCTGAAGACAGATATTGAGGCCATGGCCAAGAGTATAAGCTTCCCCCTCACTAAGGTTTATGTAGTTGAAG GTTCCAAGCGCTCGTCACACAGCAACGCGTACTTCTATGGGTTCTTCAAGAACAAACGCATTGTGCTGTTTGACACACTGCTGGAAGACTACTCGCCTCTCAACAAGTCTGGAGAGCCGCAGCCAGAGCAGCCAGAGAGCGATAATACATCCAGTGACTCAAAAGCCAAGCCCAAG AACAAGAAACAAGGATGCAACAACCCCGAGATCCTTGCAGTCCTGGGTCATGAGCTGGGTCACTGGAAGCTTGGCCACACTGTCAAGAATATCATCATCAGTCAG ATGAATTCCTTCTTGTGCTTCTCCCTGTTTGCTGTTCTGATTGGACGTAAGGAGCTCTTTGTAGCTTTTGGCTTCGATGACAGCCAACCCACATTAATAGGCTTGATGATTATCTTCCAGTTCATCTTCTCCCCATACAATGAG CTCCTGTCCTTCTGTCTGACAGTCCTGAGTCGCAGGTTTGAGTTCCAGGCGGATGCCTTTGCACGCAGCATGGGCAAAGCTTCCGAGCTCTACTCTGCCCTCATCAAGCTCAACAAGGATAACCTGGGCTTCCCCGTGGCTGACTGGTTGTTCTCCATGTGGCATTATTCCCACCCTCCCCTCCTGGAGCGCCTCAGAGCGCTGGGCAACGTCAAGCAGGACTGA
- the atp5if1b gene encoding ATPase inhibitor B, mitochondrial: protein MARFLRPNIRSFVTSQLRMSSDQLGELGKGAGKGGGGGGSIREAGGALGKKQAAEEEMYFKRKEQEQLAALKQHHQEEIDHHKKEIERLQREIDRHKGKIRKLKHDD, encoded by the exons ATGGCGAGATTTTTGAGGCCTAACATTAGGAGTTTTGTCACCTCACAGCTGAGAATGTCATCCGACCAG CTGGGTGAGCTGGGTAAAGGTGCAGGGAAAGGTGGTGGCGGTGGAGGGTCCATCAGAGAGGCAGGTGGAGCCCTGGGGAAGAAGCAGGCTGCTGAGGAGGAGATGTACTTCAA GCGTAAGGAGCAGGAGCAGCTGGCTGCATTGAAGCAGCACCACCAGGAGGAAATTGACCACCACAAAAAGGAGATTGAACGTCTTCAGCGCGAGATTGACCGCCACAAGGGAAAGATCAGGAAGCTGAAGCATGATGACTGA